The Streptomyces sp. NBC_00670 genome window below encodes:
- the purU gene encoding formyltetrahydrofolate deformylase, whose translation MTEQSTRDAGAAADAGEQYVLTLSCPDKQGIVHAVSSYLFMTGCNIVDSQQFGDQDTGLFFMRVHFSAEPSVTSQKLRASFAAIGDSFQMDWQIHRADDRMRVVLMVSRFGHCLNDLLFRARTGALPVEIAAVVSNHTDFAELVASYGIPFHHVPVKRDTKAEAEARLLEIVREADVELVVLARYMQVLSDDLCKQLSGRIINIHHSFLPSFKGAKPYHQAHARGVKLIGATAHYVTADLDEGPIIEQEVERVGHDVTPDQLVAIGRDVECQALARAVKWHAERRILLNGHRTVIFA comes from the coding sequence ATGACTGAGCAGTCCACGCGAGACGCAGGTGCCGCCGCCGACGCCGGTGAGCAGTACGTCCTCACCCTCTCCTGCCCGGACAAGCAGGGCATCGTGCACGCGGTGTCCAGCTACCTCTTCATGACCGGCTGCAACATCGTGGACAGCCAGCAGTTCGGTGACCAGGACACGGGGCTGTTCTTCATGCGGGTCCACTTCTCCGCGGAGCCGTCCGTGACGTCTCAGAAGCTGCGGGCGAGCTTCGCCGCGATCGGCGACTCCTTCCAGATGGACTGGCAGATCCACCGGGCCGACGACCGGATGCGCGTCGTCCTCATGGTCAGCAGGTTCGGCCACTGCCTGAACGACCTGCTGTTCCGGGCGCGGACCGGGGCGCTGCCGGTCGAGATCGCGGCCGTCGTCTCCAACCACACGGACTTCGCCGAGCTGGTGGCGTCGTACGGGATCCCCTTCCACCACGTGCCGGTGAAGCGGGACACCAAGGCGGAGGCGGAGGCGCGGCTGCTGGAGATCGTGCGCGAGGCGGACGTCGAGCTGGTGGTGCTCGCCCGCTACATGCAGGTCCTCTCCGACGACCTGTGCAAGCAGCTGAGCGGGCGGATCATCAACATCCACCACTCCTTCCTGCCGAGCTTCAAGGGCGCGAAGCCGTACCACCAGGCGCACGCCCGGGGCGTGAAGCTGATCGGCGCGACGGCGCACTACGTCACGGCGGACCTGGACGAGGGCCCGATCATCGAGCAGGAGGTCGAGCGGGTGGGCCACGACGTGACCCCGGACCAGCTGGTCGCGATCGGCCGTGACGTGGAGTGCCAGGCACTGGCCCGCGCGGTCAAGTGGCACGCCGAACGCCGCATCCTCCTCAACGGCCACCGCACGGTGATCTTCGCGTAG
- a CDS encoding SCO4402 family protein: MTVQAPENPSRRGRRSSTMGAMPLNDMPWWRWRSNVRSALHMLSDPAFQRDVWLAGTEGYGDVTDAVYRLVEDTWLDNWSAEKYVGTIFRDAQEAALVDTAVLRVLRIMHQVGPDAPVSTYLENPSWPDAVRAAREAHVRLATADGEDPETPPRSLEVLRIMTRSA; the protein is encoded by the coding sequence ATGACCGTGCAAGCTCCGGAGAACCCTTCCCGTCGCGGGCGTCGCTCGTCCACCATGGGCGCCATGCCCCTCAATGACATGCCGTGGTGGCGCTGGCGCAGCAACGTGCGTTCCGCGCTGCACATGCTTTCCGACCCGGCCTTCCAGCGGGACGTCTGGCTCGCGGGCACCGAAGGGTACGGGGACGTGACCGACGCCGTGTACCGGCTGGTGGAGGACACCTGGCTGGACAACTGGTCGGCCGAGAAGTACGTCGGGACGATCTTCCGCGACGCCCAGGAGGCGGCGCTGGTGGACACCGCGGTGCTGCGGGTGCTGCGGATCATGCACCAGGTCGGGCCCGACGCGCCGGTTTCCACGTACCTCGAGAACCCGTCCTGGCCGGACGCGGTGCGGGCGGCCCGGGAGGCCCACGTCCGGCTGGCGACGGCGGACGGGGAGGACCCGGAGACGCCGCCGCGCTCGCTGGAGGTGCTGCGGATCATGACGCGCTCGGCGTGA
- a CDS encoding ABC transporter substrate-binding protein: protein MTGRRRTSTTTPRIPRSRRTRPVRTALLSAGALAVCGAVAVGCGAVPGVMGGGGDTVTVMTWAPQDTSATNKPGMPAMAQAYARWVNAHGGLGGRTLKVLVCNDHNSAADAAACARRAADEHVVAVVGSYSQHSDSFLGPLESAGIPYLGGYGLTKQEFKSPLSYPVNGGEPALLAGLGEELGRSCGRVALVRPDTIAGDELAVPFNAGLKASGHAAATDVRAAEGATAYDDQAKQALETVTGGTGGTTGASGKGCVVPVLGERTDTFVDSFRRVRADYPEVRTASVLGSVDQSVVDAAGGASGAYEGAYATSWYPVASDARWNTMKKVIKDNAFGDNRIDAADAGVQTTWLAYTALRQVVRSLGDGEVTARAVQHALDGGLKVTTGGLTPTLSWRFEDLAAVIDYPRLVNSDVTYQVVREGRLVSARKGFVNVSKTLETPTSS, encoded by the coding sequence ATGACCGGCAGGCGACGCACGTCCACGACCACCCCCCGCATCCCCCGCTCCCGCCGCACCCGCCCCGTGCGGACCGCCCTGCTCTCCGCGGGCGCGCTCGCCGTCTGCGGGGCCGTGGCCGTCGGCTGCGGTGCCGTCCCCGGCGTCATGGGCGGCGGGGGCGACACCGTGACCGTCATGACCTGGGCGCCCCAGGACACCTCCGCCACCAACAAGCCCGGCATGCCGGCGATGGCGCAGGCCTACGCCCGCTGGGTCAACGCGCACGGCGGCCTCGGCGGCCGCACGCTGAAGGTGCTGGTCTGCAACGACCACAACAGCGCGGCGGACGCCGCCGCGTGCGCCCGCCGCGCGGCCGACGAGCACGTCGTCGCCGTCGTCGGCTCCTACAGCCAGCACAGCGACTCCTTCCTCGGCCCGCTGGAGTCGGCGGGCATCCCCTACCTCGGCGGCTACGGCCTGACCAAGCAGGAGTTCAAGAGCCCGCTGTCGTACCCGGTCAACGGCGGCGAGCCCGCGCTGCTGGCCGGGCTCGGCGAGGAACTGGGCCGCAGCTGCGGCCGGGTGGCGCTGGTACGGCCCGACACGATCGCCGGCGACGAACTGGCCGTGCCCTTCAACGCGGGCCTGAAGGCCTCCGGGCACGCCGCCGCGACGGACGTACGGGCCGCCGAGGGCGCCACCGCGTACGACGACCAGGCGAAGCAGGCGCTGGAGACGGTCACCGGCGGCACCGGGGGAACCACGGGCGCCTCCGGCAAGGGCTGCGTCGTCCCGGTGCTCGGCGAGCGCACGGACACGTTCGTGGACTCCTTCCGCCGGGTCCGCGCGGACTACCCGGAGGTCCGCACGGCCTCCGTCCTCGGCAGCGTCGACCAGTCGGTGGTCGACGCCGCCGGCGGGGCGTCCGGCGCGTACGAGGGGGCGTACGCGACGAGTTGGTACCCGGTGGCGAGCGACGCCCGCTGGAACACCATGAAGAAGGTCATCAAGGACAACGCCTTCGGCGACAACCGGATCGATGCCGCCGACGCGGGCGTGCAGACCACCTGGCTCGCCTACACCGCGCTCCGCCAGGTCGTACGGTCCCTCGGCGACGGCGAGGTGACCGCCCGCGCGGTGCAGCACGCCCTGGACGGCGGCCTGAAGGTCACCACCGGCGGCCTCACCCCCACCCTGAGCTGGCGCTTCGAGGACCTGGCGGCGGTGATCGACTACCCCCGCCTGGTCAACTCGGACGTCACCTACCAGGTGGTGCGCGAGGGCCGGCTGGTCTCGGCCCGCAAGGGCTTCGTCAACGTCTCCAAGACGCTGGAGACACCGACGTCGTCGTAG
- a CDS encoding transcriptional regulator produces the protein MAARPLVARQPNERLQALIQEAGCSNAGLARRVNMCGAEHGLDLRYDKTSVARWLRGQQPRGRAPAIIAEALGRKLGRTVTIDEIGMANGKNLASGVGLQFSPTVLGAIEQVCELWRSDVGRRDFLSGSSVAASALVEPSRDWLISTPDAQVGRTGGPRVGSSDVAAVRAMTQALVDLDHTYGSGHVRPVVVHYLNSVVSGLLAGSYRESVGRELFAAVARLTELAGYMAVDTGQPGLAQRYYIQALRLAQAAGDRGYGGYVLAASMSHLAAQLGNPREIAQLARAAQEGARGQVPARAQSMFCAAEARGHALMGDVRGAQAAAGRAVAAMEAAGGSGGGSGAGAGASADAGSGSGSGSGSGDDPVWIAHFDEAYLADELAHCYRDLGQADAAERCAREALAGHPEGRVRRRAIGFVLLATAQVQKREVEQAVHTGMKAVELLGGLRSNRGAEYLEDFQQRLEPFGEEAVVREFGARLELRAA, from the coding sequence ATGGCCGCAAGGCCTCTCGTCGCCAGGCAGCCGAACGAACGGCTCCAGGCGCTCATCCAGGAAGCGGGCTGCTCCAACGCCGGTCTGGCCCGCCGGGTCAACATGTGCGGCGCGGAGCACGGGCTCGATCTGCGCTACGACAAGACGTCGGTGGCCCGTTGGCTGCGCGGACAGCAGCCGCGCGGGCGCGCCCCGGCGATCATCGCCGAGGCGCTGGGCCGCAAGCTGGGCCGTACGGTCACGATCGACGAGATCGGCATGGCCAACGGCAAGAACCTGGCGTCCGGTGTGGGGCTGCAGTTCTCGCCGACGGTGCTGGGCGCCATCGAGCAGGTGTGTGAGCTGTGGCGCAGTGACGTGGGCCGGCGGGACTTCCTGTCCGGGTCCTCCGTCGCCGCGTCCGCGCTGGTCGAGCCCAGCCGGGACTGGCTGATCTCGACGCCCGACGCCCAGGTGGGGCGGACGGGCGGGCCGCGGGTCGGGTCGTCCGACGTGGCGGCGGTGCGGGCGATGACGCAGGCGCTGGTCGACCTCGACCACACGTACGGGAGCGGGCATGTGCGTCCGGTCGTCGTGCACTACCTCAACAGCGTCGTCTCCGGGCTGCTCGCCGGGTCCTACCGGGAGTCCGTGGGGCGGGAGTTGTTCGCGGCGGTGGCCCGGCTGACCGAGCTCGCCGGGTACATGGCGGTGGACACGGGGCAGCCGGGGCTGGCGCAGCGGTACTACATCCAGGCGCTGCGGCTCGCGCAGGCGGCGGGGGACCGGGGGTACGGGGGGTATGTGCTGGCGGCGTCCATGAGTCACCTGGCGGCGCAGCTCGGGAACCCGCGGGAGATCGCGCAGTTGGCGCGGGCGGCGCAGGAGGGGGCGCGGGGGCAGGTGCCGGCGCGGGCGCAGTCGATGTTCTGTGCGGCGGAGGCGCGGGGGCATGCGTTGATGGGGGACGTGCGGGGGGCGCAGGCCGCCGCGGGGCGGGCGGTCGCGGCGATGGAGGCGGCGGGGGGGTCGGGGGGTGGCTCCGGTGCCGGTGCCGGTGCCTCGGCCGACGCCGGTTCCGGTTCCGGTTCCGGTTCGGGTTCCGGGGACGATCCCGTGTGGATCGCGCACTTCGACGAGGCGTACCTCGCCGATGAGTTGGCGCACTGCTACCGGGATCTGGGGCAGGCGGACGCGGCGGAGCGGTGTGCGCGTGAGGCGCTCGCGGGGCATCCGGAGGGGCGGGTGCGGCGGCGGGCGATCGGGTTCGTGCTGCTGGCGACGGCGCAGGTGCAGAAGCGGGAGGTGGAGCAGGCGGTGCACACCGGGATGAAGGCGGTGGAGCTGCTCGGGGGGTTGCGGTCGAATCGGGGGGCGGAGTACCTGGAGGACTTCCAGCAGAGGTTGGAGCCGTTCGGGGAGGAGGCGGTGGTGCGGGAGTTCGGAGCCCGGCTGGAGTTGCGGGCCGCGTGA
- a CDS encoding bifunctional DNA primase/polymerase, whose translation MEETIAGAETAPTQAAHIPQQRGESLLEAAVRYAEERHWDVVPGTWLEVVDGVQRCSCADPACPEPGVHPAREDWTTQATGSATVARRLWSRQPTASILLPTGRTFDAVDVPETAGFLALARMERMQLTLGPVTLAPDRRMRFFVLPGGAAKLPELVRKLGWSPESLDMTGLGEGTYVAAPPSRFGARGAVQWACRPTAVNRWLPDVEEMVSSLSYACGRDR comes from the coding sequence GTGGAAGAGACCATCGCGGGCGCGGAAACCGCCCCCACCCAAGCTGCCCACATCCCGCAGCAGCGCGGCGAATCGCTGCTGGAAGCCGCCGTGCGCTACGCCGAGGAGCGCCACTGGGACGTCGTCCCGGGCACCTGGCTGGAAGTCGTCGACGGCGTGCAGCGCTGCTCCTGCGCGGACCCCGCGTGCCCGGAACCGGGCGTGCACCCGGCGCGCGAGGACTGGACGACGCAGGCCACGGGCAGCGCGACCGTCGCGCGCCGACTGTGGTCCCGGCAGCCGACGGCCTCGATCCTGCTGCCCACGGGGCGCACGTTCGACGCGGTCGACGTCCCTGAGACGGCCGGATTCCTGGCGCTGGCCCGCATGGAGCGGATGCAACTGACACTCGGCCCGGTCACGTTGGCCCCCGACCGCCGGATGCGGTTCTTCGTCCTGCCGGGCGGCGCGGCCAAACTCCCCGAGCTGGTACGGAAGCTGGGCTGGTCGCCGGAGTCGCTGGACATGACCGGGCTCGGCGAGGGCACGTACGTGGCGGCGCCGCCGTCGCGGTTCGGGGCGCGGGGTGCGGTGCAGTGGGCCTGCCGGCCGACCGCGGTGAATCGGTGGTTGCCGGATGTGGAGGAGATGGTCTCCTCCCTCTCCTATGCGTGCGGGAGGGATCGGTAG